TCACCATCTTGCGGTCGGTGCTGATGAAGCCCGAGCACGAGGCGTGGATCCCGCAGTTGAAGCAAGCACTCGACCGGCTGGCGGACTGAGCCGATCGCCGGAACGACATCGCCGCCGAGCGTGACGCAGGGTTGAACCGTTGATCGGCCTCCCGCCGGAGCTCTGGGATTCGCGCAGGGTGCGGCTTTGCTCGCCTCGATTGTCGGCTCCCTCGGGGGTGCGATGGCCGCTGCGGTGCTCGCCCCGCCCGCCGACCTCATCTTGCGGCTGAATTCCTCCGAGGTCCCGCGACCACTCCCGCCTGGGCATCCGACGAATCAGGCCGCAACTGTGACCTCCATCAACAACAAGCGCCAACAACATGCCGCGTATGCAACTATTGCTGAAGCCGACAAGAGGCACCAACACGCAGACCAAGGAGACGCGGGCTCATGCCACTAGCACTGGTAGCGCTGGCCATCGGGGCGTTCGGGATCGGCACCACCGAATTCGTGATCATGGGTCTTCTCCCCGAGATCGCCGCCGACTTCGGGGTGTCCATTCCCTCGGCCGGTTTCCTGGTGACGGGTTACGCGCTCGGGGTCGTCGCGGGCGCCCCGGTGATGACCGTTCTCGGGACGAAGATCAATCGCAAGACCATGCTCATGCTGCTCATGGGCCTGTTCATCGCGGGGAACCTGCTTTCGGCGGTCGCGCCCGTTTTCGGGGTCATGCTCGCCGGGCGGATTGTCGCGTCGCTCGCGCACGGGGCGTTCTTCGGGATCGGCTCGGTCGTCGCGGCGGAGCTCGTCGCGCCGGACAAGCGGGCCGGGGCGATCGCGATCATGTTCACTGGCCTCACGGTCGCCAACATCGTCGGCGTGCCGCTCGGGACGTTCGTCGGGCAGGCGGTCGGCTGGCGGGTCACGTTCGGGGTCGTCGCGGCGCTCGGCGTCGTCGGGCTCGCCGGCGTCGCGAAGCTGGTGCCGGACCTGCCGCGGCCCGAGGGGGCGCATCTGCGCAAGGAGCTGGCCGCGTTCCGGAACGTCCAGGTGATCCTCGCGATGGCCATGACGGTGCTCGGTTTCGGCGGGGTCTTCGCCGCGATCACCTACATCGCCCCGATGATGACCGAGATCGCCGGGTATTCGGCGGGCGCGGTGACCTGGCTGCTGGTGCTGTTCGGCGTCGGCATGTTCCTCGGCAACCTGACCGGCGGCCGGTTCGCCGACCGCAAGCTCATGCCGATGCTCTACGTCAGCCTCGGCGGCCTCGCGATCGTACTGGCGCTGTTCACCGTCACCGCGCACAGCAAAGTCCTCGCCGCGGCAACGATTCTGCTGATCGGCGCGCTCGGCTTCGCCACTGTGCCGCCGCTGCAGAAGCGCGTTCTCGACCAGGCGCACGGCGCGCCGACGCTCGCCTCCGTCGTCAACATCGGCGCGTTCAACCTCGGCAACGCGCTGTCCGCGTGGCTCGGCGGCGTCGTGATTTCCGCCGGATTCGGTTACACCGCACCGAACTGGGTCGGGGTCGCGCTCGCCGGTTCCGCGCTCGGCCTCGCGGTCTTGTCGGCCGCGCTCGAGCGGCGGCCGCGCGTCGCCGTGGCCGAACCCCTTGTCCAGCACTGAGAAAGGCAACATCCATGAAGATCCGCCTGAACAACGGCGTCGAAATTCCGCAGCTCGGCTTCGGCGTCTTCCAGGTCCCGGACGACGAGACCACCGCCGCGGTGGCCAGCGCGCTCGAAGCGGGCTACCGCAGCATCGACACCGCCGCGATCTACGGCAACGAAGCAGGCGTCGGCCGCGCCATCGCCGAGTCCGGGATCTCCCGCGAGGAACTCTTCGTCACCACCAAGCTGTGGAACGAAGACCAGGGTTACGACTCCACCCTGCGCGCCTTCGACGCCAGCCTCGCGAAACTCGGTCTCGACTACGTCGACCTGTACCTGATCCACTGGCCGACGCCCGCCCGCGACCGCTACCTCGACACCTGGCGCGCCCTGGAACACCTCGCCAAGGACGGCCGGATCCGCGCCGCCGGCGTCTCCAACTTCCAGCCCGCGCACCTGCGTCGCCTGCTCGACACCAGCGACCTCGTGCCCGCGGTCAACCAGATCGAGCTGCACCCGGGTCTTCAGCAGAAGGAACTGCGCGCCTTCCACGCCGAGCACGGCATCGCGACGGAAGCGTGGAGCCCGCTGGCCCAGGGCGCGGTCCTGACCGACCCGGCGATCACCGAAATCGCCGAGCGCACGGGCAAATCGGCCGCGCAGGTCGTGCTGCGCTGGCACCTGCAGCTGGGCAACATCGTGATCCCGAAGTCCGTGACGCCCGCCCGGATCCGGCAGAACCTGGACGTCTTCGACTTCGCGCTGACCGACGACGACCTCGCCGCGATCGCCGCCTCCGACCGCGGCCTGCGCACCGGGCCGGACCCGGATCAGTTCAACTGACCCGGCTTCCCGCCGCCGCTGCGGGTTCCTCTCTGGTGAACCGGCCGGGCGACGGGTGTGCGCGTGGCCGAGATGGGCTCGTGCGAAGTCCGTGAGGGGAACCCTAGGGGAATCAGAGTCCGTCAGGGTTCCCCTCACGAACCTCCGTGCCACGCGCTCGCAATTCGCGTCGGGTCGGCACGAGCGGGAACCCCGCCCGCTAAGGCGAAACAAACCCCGGCTAGTTGCGCACCAGGCGGGTAGCCGTGACCCCGTTGGGAAAAGCCGTTCGTTCCGCCACCGAAAACACCGTCGGGTCGAACTCGCCCGCCACCATCGGGATGCCTGCGCCCGCCACCACGGGATAGCTTTTCAGCACGATCTCGTCGATCTCCGGCAGCAGCGCCCCGGCCAGGGTGCCGCCGCCGCATAGCCAGATGTCCTTTTCCGTTTCCTCCTTCTTCAGGTCTCTCACCAGGCCGACCGGGTCGCCGGGGACGACGGTGACCGCCGGGTCGAGGTCCGGTTTCAGCGTGCTCGACACGACGTACTGCCGCAGGTGCGCATATGGGCTGGGGACGCTCGGATCGAGCTGGTGGGTCGCGCGGCCCATCAGGACGGTGTCGAACCGGCGGTTCGGGGCGTCCGCGAGGCCGAAAGCGGCGCGGAACGCGGTGGGGACGGTCTCCGGGTACAGCGAGTTCATGAATCCCATATATGCGGCGGTCTGCGGGGCGTCGCCCTGGGGGAAGAAGTCGAACTCGCCCGCGGGGCCGGCGATGCGGCCGTCGAGGGTGACCGCGATGTAGTACACGAGCTTTCGCATCTGATAACTCCGTCTGTAGTACTATGGTTGAAGTGGTTTGGACCGTACAACTACAACTGGAGTGGTGTCAAATGGTGCGGAGGAACGAACAGCGGCGGGCTGCGCTCGTCGACGCGGCGATCGAGGTCCTGGCGCGCGAGGGGGCGCGCGGGCTGACGTTCCGGGCGGTCGACGGCGAGGCGGGCGTGCCCGCGGGCACCGCGTCCAACTACTTCGCCAATCGGGACGAGCTGCTCACGCAGGCTGGCGCCCGGGTGTACGAGCGGCTGCAGCCGGACGACGACTCGATCCCGCCCGGTCGCGGGGACCGGGAGTCGTATGCCCAGTTGATGCGGGAGCTGGTCAGCCGGGTCGCGGGGTTCCGCACGGGGTATCTCGCGTTGCTGGAGCTGCGGCTCGAGGCCGCCCGGCGGCCGGAGTTGCGCAAGGTGCTGACGGAGCGCGTCCGGGCCGATGTCGACGCGAATGTCGCGTACCACCAAGCGTCCGGGCTGCCCGGCGACGCCACGGCGGTCAAGCTGCTGATTCTCGCGTTGAACTGGCTGATCGTCGAACAGCTGACGTTGCCGGACGTGTTTTCCGAGGCGGAACGGGAACAATTGATCACGGAAGCGGTCGAACGGATCGTCGCCGCCGAATAAGGACTATCCGGGAGAAAAAGAACCGTTTCCCATCCCGCCCTCGACCGATAATTTAGGTTTGCCTATCGTAAGCCGCGTGCAGTGGGCAGACGCGGTTCCGAACCTGATGATCGGCTTGCGCGAAGGGCTGGAAGCAGGCCTCGTGGTGAGCATCCTGCTGGCCGCGCTGCGCAAGATCCGGCCGGACGAAAGCGCGGAAGGTCCGGTGTCCACGGCCCCGGTATGGCTGGGCGTGCTGGGCGCGGTGACCGTAGCGGGCAGTTTCGCCACGATTCTCACCTTTTCCACCGATGTCCTTTCTTCGCGCGCCCAACAGATCGTCGGCGGCTCGTTGAGCGTGCTCGCGGTATTTCTCGTCACCGGCATGGTGTTTTGGATGCGCCGGACCGCGATGGGGCTTTCCGCGCAATTACGCGGCGAAGTCGAACGCGCGGTCGCGATCGGTGCGGGCGCGCTGACACTCACCGCGTTCCTGGCGGTCGGCCGCGAGGGCCTGGAGACCACGCTGTTCCTCTGGACGGCGGTGAAAGCGTCCGGCACCACGGTCGCGCCGCTGACCGGAGCGGCGCTCGGGCTCGGCCTCGCGATCCTGCTGTGCTGGCTGCTCTACCGTCGCGCCGTAAAACTCAACCTCGGCGTTTTCTTCAGCCGCACCGCTTTCGTGCTGATCGTCATCGCGGCCGGCGTCCTCTCCTACGGTCTCGGCGATCTCCAGGACGGGGGAGTGCTGCCCGGCCAGAGCTGGGTCGCGTTCGACCTCACCGGCACGCTCGACCCGAACTCGTGGTGGGTCTCGCTGATCAGCGGCGTCACCGAGCTCACGCCCCGGATGACCGTGCTGCAGGTGACGGCCTGGCTCGCCTACCTCGCCGTCGTGATCCCGCTGTTCGTCAAGGCCGGTCGGCAGCCGGTCGAACGCAAGCCCGCGAGCGAACCGGAACCGGCCGGGAAGTGGGAACGGCTGGCGGGCAAGCACACCGTGGTCGTCGCGGGCGCGCTGGTACTGGTGCCGGTCGCGGTCGCCGCTTTGGTGCTCACCGCGCTTCCCCAAGCCGCGACGGGTTCCGCGATCTCGGTGACCGACCACGACTGCGCGCCGGAATGGAAGTCCGCGCAGGCCGGGACGCAAACCATCACGGTGACCAACAAAACGGCCAAGGCGGGCGAGATCCGGCTAGACGACAGCAGCGGCGGCATCGTCGCGGAGATCGAGACAATCGGTCCGGCCACGAGCGCCACGATGTCCGCGACGCTCGCCAACGGGTCCTACACCTTCCACTGCCTGATGTCCGGTCAGGCCACGACCGCGTCGGCTCCGGTGCAGGTCAGCGGCGGTGGCACCAGCGACGGTCCGGCGCCGGTCAAACCGGTCACCACCGAAGATCTCACCGGGCCGAATCAGAAATATCTCGCATACGCCGCCCAGCAACTCGGCACCGTGTCGACTGGGGTGGGCACGGTCCGCGCCGATCTGGCTGCGAACAACACTGAGGCGGCGAAGAAAGACTGGCTGACCGCGCAACTCGCGTGGGAGCGCGTCGGCGCGTCCTACAACAGCTTCGGCGACGCGGGCACCGCAGTCGACGGCCTGCCGAACGGATTGCCCGCGAACACAGCCGATCCTGGCTTCACCGGGTTGCATCGCTTGGAGTACGGCTTGTGGCACGGCCAGGCTCCGGCGTCGCTGCTGCCGGTCGCCGACCAGCTCACCCAGGATCTCGCGGCCCTGCGCGGAAAACTCAACACCGACGACGTCGCGGGCGATCCCACGAAGCTGCCGATCCGCGCGCACGAAATCCTCGAGGACGCGATCCGCGACCATCTGTCCGGAATGGACGATCAAGGCAGCGGAACCGCGTACGCCGCGACGGATGCCGACATCGACGTCACCCGGACCGTCCTGGTTGAGCTGACTCCGCTGCTCAACGAGCGCGCCCCCGGCCTGGTCCAGACCGCCGCGAAGCAACTCGACACGCTGCACGAAGCGCTGGTCAACCACGCGCCCACGACCCTCGCCCAGCGGCAGGCCGTCAACGGCGCGGCCGGTGCGGTCGTCGAGACGCTGTCCGCGGTGCCCACTCTGCTCGAAGTTCCCCCGAGCCACTGATCGGCTGGTGAATCCCGAAGTGACGAACGTGAACCGCCGCAACTTCCTGAAAGGCGCGGCCGCCGGTGCGGCAGGCACCGCGCTCACCGGAGGCGTGCTGATCGGCGGTGCCCAGGCCGACGAGCGCTCCGCTGGCGCGGCACCAGCGCCGGCGACGGAGTACCCGTTCCACGGGGCCAACCAGTCCGGCGTGCTCACCCCGGCGCCGGCCGAAAAACAGGCTTCCGCGGCCTTCGTGGCCTTCGATCTGCTCAGCAACTCGAAGGCCGACCTGATTGCGCTCCTGCACACGCTCACTGACCGGGCCCGCTTCCTCGCCACCGGTGGCACGCCGCCGAACCTGGGCGTCGGAAGGCCGCCGTCGGACAGCGAGGTGCTCGGCCCGTCCGTGCTCGCCGACGGCCTCACCGTCACGGTTTCGTTCGGCGCGAGCCTCTTCGACCGCGTCGGACTCGCTGCGCGGAAACCGACAAAGCTGACCCCGATGAAGATTTTCCCCGACGACGCGCCGGAAGCCGCCTGGATGCACGGCGACCTGCTGATCCAGTTGTGTGCCAACAACCCGGACACGGTGCACCACGCACTGCGCGACCTCACCCGGCACACCCGCGGCGCCATGCAGATGCGGTGGAAAATGCACGGCTACAACCCGCCTCCGCGGCCGTCCGGTGCGGGCCGGAACCTGCTGGGGTTCAAGGACGGCACGGCGAATCCGGTCGGCGGCGAGGCGAGCGGGCTGGTGTGGGTCGACGATCCGGCCGAGCCCGCGTGGGCGCACGGCGGCAGCTACCAGGTGGTGCGGTTGATCCGGATGCTGGTCGAGTTCTGGGACCGGGTGTCGATCAACGAACAGGAGAAGATGTTCGGCCGCCGCCGCGATTCGGGCGCCCCGCTCGACGGCAACGCCGAAACCGACAATCCGAACTACGCCGCGGATCCGCAGGGCGCGGTGATCCCGCTGACCGCGCACATCCGGAAGGCCAATCCGCGCACGCCCGCCACCGACAACCAGCGCCTGGTCCGCCGCTCCTACAACTACGACCTCGGCGTGGACGCGAACGGGGAACTCCAGGCCGGGCACGTGTTCGTCTGCTATCAGCAGGACGTGCGGCGGCAGTTCGAGACGGTGCAGCAGCGGCTGGCCGGCGAGCCGCTGGTCGATTACGTGCAGCCGTTCGGCGGCGGATATTTCTTCACGCTGCCTGGCGTACGCGACCAGGGCGACTGGTATGCCAGCGGGTTGTTTGCTTAGCCTAACCTTGCTCGCGACGGTCGAGGTGCGGTGCAATGAGGTATGGACCTGTACTCGGTCGGCGAGGTGTCGGCGCGCTTCGGCGTGCCGGTGTCGACGCTGCATTACTGGGAAAGCTGCGGCCTGATCGAGCCGCGTCGCCGGTCTGGCTGGCGGGTCTACGACCAGGACCAGCTGTACCGGATCGCGCTGATCCGCACCTGGCGCGAAACCGGCCGGCTGAGT
The nucleotide sequence above comes from Amycolatopsis sp. AA4. Encoded proteins:
- a CDS encoding MFS transporter, producing the protein MPLALVALAIGAFGIGTTEFVIMGLLPEIAADFGVSIPSAGFLVTGYALGVVAGAPVMTVLGTKINRKTMLMLLMGLFIAGNLLSAVAPVFGVMLAGRIVASLAHGAFFGIGSVVAAELVAPDKRAGAIAIMFTGLTVANIVGVPLGTFVGQAVGWRVTFGVVAALGVVGLAGVAKLVPDLPRPEGAHLRKELAAFRNVQVILAMAMTVLGFGGVFAAITYIAPMMTEIAGYSAGAVTWLLVLFGVGMFLGNLTGGRFADRKLMPMLYVSLGGLAIVLALFTVTAHSKVLAAATILLIGALGFATVPPLQKRVLDQAHGAPTLASVVNIGAFNLGNALSAWLGGVVISAGFGYTAPNWVGVALAGSALGLAVLSAALERRPRVAVAEPLVQH
- a CDS encoding aldo/keto reductase — protein: MKIRLNNGVEIPQLGFGVFQVPDDETTAAVASALEAGYRSIDTAAIYGNEAGVGRAIAESGISREELFVTTKLWNEDQGYDSTLRAFDASLAKLGLDYVDLYLIHWPTPARDRYLDTWRALEHLAKDGRIRAAGVSNFQPAHLRRLLDTSDLVPAVNQIELHPGLQQKELRAFHAEHGIATEAWSPLAQGAVLTDPAITEIAERTGKSAAQVVLRWHLQLGNIVIPKSVTPARIRQNLDVFDFALTDDDLAAIAASDRGLRTGPDPDQFN
- a CDS encoding dihydrofolate reductase family protein, with product MRKLVYYIAVTLDGRIAGPAGEFDFFPQGDAPQTAAYMGFMNSLYPETVPTAFRAAFGLADAPNRRFDTVLMGRATHQLDPSVPSPYAHLRQYVVSSTLKPDLDPAVTVVPGDPVGLVRDLKKEETEKDIWLCGGGTLAGALLPEIDEIVLKSYPVVAGAGIPMVAGEFDPTVFSVAERTAFPNGVTATRLVRN
- a CDS encoding TetR/AcrR family transcriptional regulator, producing MVRRNEQRRAALVDAAIEVLAREGARGLTFRAVDGEAGVPAGTASNYFANRDELLTQAGARVYERLQPDDDSIPPGRGDRESYAQLMRELVSRVAGFRTGYLALLELRLEAARRPELRKVLTERVRADVDANVAYHQASGLPGDATAVKLLILALNWLIVEQLTLPDVFSEAEREQLITEAVERIVAAE
- the efeU gene encoding iron uptake transporter permease EfeU; amino-acid sequence: MQWADAVPNLMIGLREGLEAGLVVSILLAALRKIRPDESAEGPVSTAPVWLGVLGAVTVAGSFATILTFSTDVLSSRAQQIVGGSLSVLAVFLVTGMVFWMRRTAMGLSAQLRGEVERAVAIGAGALTLTAFLAVGREGLETTLFLWTAVKASGTTVAPLTGAALGLGLAILLCWLLYRRAVKLNLGVFFSRTAFVLIVIAAGVLSYGLGDLQDGGVLPGQSWVAFDLTGTLDPNSWWVSLISGVTELTPRMTVLQVTAWLAYLAVVIPLFVKAGRQPVERKPASEPEPAGKWERLAGKHTVVVAGALVLVPVAVAALVLTALPQAATGSAISVTDHDCAPEWKSAQAGTQTITVTNKTAKAGEIRLDDSSGGIVAEIETIGPATSATMSATLANGSYTFHCLMSGQATTASAPVQVSGGGTSDGPAPVKPVTTEDLTGPNQKYLAYAAQQLGTVSTGVGTVRADLAANNTEAAKKDWLTAQLAWERVGASYNSFGDAGTAVDGLPNGLPANTADPGFTGLHRLEYGLWHGQAPASLLPVADQLTQDLAALRGKLNTDDVAGDPTKLPIRAHEILEDAIRDHLSGMDDQGSGTAYAATDADIDVTRTVLVELTPLLNERAPGLVQTAAKQLDTLHEALVNHAPTTLAQRQAVNGAAGAVVETLSAVPTLLEVPPSH
- the efeB gene encoding iron uptake transporter deferrochelatase/peroxidase subunit, producing MTNVNRRNFLKGAAAGAAGTALTGGVLIGGAQADERSAGAAPAPATEYPFHGANQSGVLTPAPAEKQASAAFVAFDLLSNSKADLIALLHTLTDRARFLATGGTPPNLGVGRPPSDSEVLGPSVLADGLTVTVSFGASLFDRVGLAARKPTKLTPMKIFPDDAPEAAWMHGDLLIQLCANNPDTVHHALRDLTRHTRGAMQMRWKMHGYNPPPRPSGAGRNLLGFKDGTANPVGGEASGLVWVDDPAEPAWAHGGSYQVVRLIRMLVEFWDRVSINEQEKMFGRRRDSGAPLDGNAETDNPNYAADPQGAVIPLTAHIRKANPRTPATDNQRLVRRSYNYDLGVDANGELQAGHVFVCYQQDVRRQFETVQQRLAGEPLVDYVQPFGGGYFFTLPGVRDQGDWYASGLFA